The following proteins are co-located in the Vigna angularis cultivar LongXiaoDou No.4 chromosome 2, ASM1680809v1, whole genome shotgun sequence genome:
- the LOC108328305 gene encoding uncharacterized protein LOC108328305 isoform X1, with product MFHCMEPEAEDVLSPEPQRRSICSNCDRPTRVCLCHALPFPPIQTATRILIVQHPHEARHKLSTTPILNKSLLRASSVTSRRLRRGLSPILDRSPPALYLFPSSASSTTPALHISAVRPSADLVLIAFDATWQHAREMVRASENFLSEFATRVCLDVDESIGGGSIYDSELILRKEPFAGCVSTMEAVARALRVLEPNGPEIEEKLVGVLREMVRLQAGFLKPVKPRPKLLKKKAEGKEKKEGSVQVLTGQYPS from the exons ATGTTCCATTGCATGGAGCCGGAAGCAGAAGACGTTCTTTCACCGGAGCCTCAGCGTCGCTCCATCTGCTCCAACTGCGACCGCCCCACGCGCGTCTGTCTCTGCCACGCGCTTCCTTTTCCTCCGATTCAAACCGCCACTCGTATCCTCATCGTGCAACACCCTCACGAGGCTCGCCACAAGCTCTCCACCACCCCAATCCTCAACAAGTCCCTCCTCCGCGCCTCCTCCGTCACCTCCCGCCGCCTCCGTCGCGGCCTCTCCCCAATCCTCGACCGCTCTCCCCCCGCCCTCTACCTCTTCCCCTCCTCCGCCTCCTCCACAACCCCCGCCCTCCACATCTCCGCCGTGCGCCCCTCCGCCGACCTCGTCCTCATTGCCTTCGACGCCACGTGGCAGCACGCTCGCGAGATGGTTCGGGCCAGCGAGAATTTCCTCTCCGAGTTCGCCACTAGGGTTTGTCTGGACGTGGATGAGAGTATTGGCGGCGGAAGCATTTATGACTCCGAATTGATTTTGCGGAAGGAGCCTTTCGCCGGGTGCGTTAGCACAATGGAGGCTGTGGCTCGGGCCTTGCGCGTGCTCGAGCCCAATGGGCCCGAGATTGAAGAGAAGCTGGTTGGGGTTTTGAGGGAGATGGTGAGGTTGCAGGCTGGTTTCTTGAAGCCCGTGAAGCCCAGGCCGAAGTTGTTGAAGAAAAAGGCCGAgggaaaggaaaagaaggagggTTCTGTTCAAG TTTTAACAGGACAATATCCTTCTTAA
- the LOC108327550 gene encoding pentatricopeptide repeat-containing protein At1g12775, mitochondrial-like, producing the protein MVVNGISPDVFTYNTLVYGFCLVNQLEEAFGFINEMPSNSMMPDVYTYNILIDALCKQGKLREAKNVLGVMVKAYVKPDHFSFNALTDGYCFVNQLKNAKQVFNAMTHMRVSPNVCSYTTMINGLIRNDRMDEAINLFQEMQQRNMVPDTVTYTTLIDGFCKSGRIAYVWDLIDEMHDRNQQPNTITYSCLLDAL; encoded by the coding sequence ATGGTTGTCAATGGAATTTCTCCTGATGTTTTTACCTATAATACTCTAGTTTATGGCTTTTGCTTAGTGAATCAGTTAGAAGAAGCTTTTGGTTTCATCAATGAAATGCCATCAAATAGCATGATGCCAGATGTTTATACCTATAATATATTGATTGATGCATTATGTAAGCAAGGAAAGCTAAGAGAAGCCAAGAATGTGTTGGGTGTGATGGTGAAAGCTTATGTGAAACCTGATCATTTTAGCTTTAATGCTTTAACGGATGGGTATTGCTTCGTTAATCAATTGAAGAATGCAAAACAAGTATTCAATGCAATGACCCATATGAGAGTGAGTCCTAATGTTTGTAGCTACACTACGATGATAAATGGACTAATAAGGAACGATAGGATGGATGAGGCTATAAATCTCTTTCAGGAAATGCAACAGAGGAATATGGTTCCTGATACAGTAACTTACACTACTCTTATCGATGGTTTTTGCAAATCTGGGAGAATAGCTTATGTTTGGGATCTTATTGATGAGATGCATGATAGAAATCAACAACCAAACACAATCACTTACAGTTGTTTGTTAGATGCTTTATGA
- the LOC108328305 gene encoding uncharacterized protein LOC108328305 isoform X4: protein MFHCMEPEAEDVLSPEPQRRSICSNCDRPTRVCLCHALPFPPIQTATRILIVQHPHEARHKLSTTPILNKSLLRASSVTSRRLRRGLSPILDRSPPALYLFPSSASSTTPALHISAVRPSADLVLIAFDATWQHAREMVRASENFLSEFATRVCLDVDESIGGGSIYDSELILRKEPFAGCVSTMEAVARALRVLEPNGPEIEEKLVGVLREMVRLQAGFLKPVKPRPKLLKKKAEGKEKKEGSVQG, encoded by the exons ATGTTCCATTGCATGGAGCCGGAAGCAGAAGACGTTCTTTCACCGGAGCCTCAGCGTCGCTCCATCTGCTCCAACTGCGACCGCCCCACGCGCGTCTGTCTCTGCCACGCGCTTCCTTTTCCTCCGATTCAAACCGCCACTCGTATCCTCATCGTGCAACACCCTCACGAGGCTCGCCACAAGCTCTCCACCACCCCAATCCTCAACAAGTCCCTCCTCCGCGCCTCCTCCGTCACCTCCCGCCGCCTCCGTCGCGGCCTCTCCCCAATCCTCGACCGCTCTCCCCCCGCCCTCTACCTCTTCCCCTCCTCCGCCTCCTCCACAACCCCCGCCCTCCACATCTCCGCCGTGCGCCCCTCCGCCGACCTCGTCCTCATTGCCTTCGACGCCACGTGGCAGCACGCTCGCGAGATGGTTCGGGCCAGCGAGAATTTCCTCTCCGAGTTCGCCACTAGGGTTTGTCTGGACGTGGATGAGAGTATTGGCGGCGGAAGCATTTATGACTCCGAATTGATTTTGCGGAAGGAGCCTTTCGCCGGGTGCGTTAGCACAATGGAGGCTGTGGCTCGGGCCTTGCGCGTGCTCGAGCCCAATGGGCCCGAGATTGAAGAGAAGCTGGTTGGGGTTTTGAGGGAGATGGTGAGGTTGCAGGCTGGTTTCTTGAAGCCCGTGAAGCCCAGGCCGAAGTTGTTGAAGAAAAAGGCCGAgggaaaggaaaagaaggagggTTCTGTTCAAG GTTAA
- the LOC108328305 gene encoding uncharacterized protein LOC108328305 isoform X2 — MFHCMEPEAEDVLSPEPQRRSICSNCDRPTRVCLCHALPFPPIQTATRILIVQHPHEARHKLSTTPILNKSLLRASSVTSRRLRRGLSPILDRSPPALYLFPSSASSTTPALHISAVRPSADLVLIAFDATWQHAREMVRASENFLSEFATRVCLDVDESIGGGSIYDSELILRKEPFAGCVSTMEAVARALRVLEPNGPEIEEKLVGVLREMVRLQAGFLKPVKPRPKLLKKKAEGKEKKEGSVQDELIIDI, encoded by the exons ATGTTCCATTGCATGGAGCCGGAAGCAGAAGACGTTCTTTCACCGGAGCCTCAGCGTCGCTCCATCTGCTCCAACTGCGACCGCCCCACGCGCGTCTGTCTCTGCCACGCGCTTCCTTTTCCTCCGATTCAAACCGCCACTCGTATCCTCATCGTGCAACACCCTCACGAGGCTCGCCACAAGCTCTCCACCACCCCAATCCTCAACAAGTCCCTCCTCCGCGCCTCCTCCGTCACCTCCCGCCGCCTCCGTCGCGGCCTCTCCCCAATCCTCGACCGCTCTCCCCCCGCCCTCTACCTCTTCCCCTCCTCCGCCTCCTCCACAACCCCCGCCCTCCACATCTCCGCCGTGCGCCCCTCCGCCGACCTCGTCCTCATTGCCTTCGACGCCACGTGGCAGCACGCTCGCGAGATGGTTCGGGCCAGCGAGAATTTCCTCTCCGAGTTCGCCACTAGGGTTTGTCTGGACGTGGATGAGAGTATTGGCGGCGGAAGCATTTATGACTCCGAATTGATTTTGCGGAAGGAGCCTTTCGCCGGGTGCGTTAGCACAATGGAGGCTGTGGCTCGGGCCTTGCGCGTGCTCGAGCCCAATGGGCCCGAGATTGAAGAGAAGCTGGTTGGGGTTTTGAGGGAGATGGTGAGGTTGCAGGCTGGTTTCTTGAAGCCCGTGAAGCCCAGGCCGAAGTTGTTGAAGAAAAAGGCCGAgggaaaggaaaagaaggagggTTCTGTTCAAG ATGAGCtgataattgatatttaa
- the LOC108328305 gene encoding uncharacterized protein LOC108328305 isoform X3, whose amino-acid sequence MFHCMEPEAEDVLSPEPQRRSICSNCDRPTRVCLCHALPFPPIQTATRILIVQHPHEARHKLSTTPILNKSLLRASSVTSRRLRRGLSPILDRSPPALYLFPSSASSTTPALHISAVRPSADLVLIAFDATWQHAREMVRASENFLSEFATRVCLDVDESIGGGSIYDSELILRKEPFAGCVSTMEAVARALRVLEPNGPEIEEKLVGVLREMVRLQAGFLKPVKPRPKLLKKKAEGKEKKEGSVQVIS is encoded by the exons ATGTTCCATTGCATGGAGCCGGAAGCAGAAGACGTTCTTTCACCGGAGCCTCAGCGTCGCTCCATCTGCTCCAACTGCGACCGCCCCACGCGCGTCTGTCTCTGCCACGCGCTTCCTTTTCCTCCGATTCAAACCGCCACTCGTATCCTCATCGTGCAACACCCTCACGAGGCTCGCCACAAGCTCTCCACCACCCCAATCCTCAACAAGTCCCTCCTCCGCGCCTCCTCCGTCACCTCCCGCCGCCTCCGTCGCGGCCTCTCCCCAATCCTCGACCGCTCTCCCCCCGCCCTCTACCTCTTCCCCTCCTCCGCCTCCTCCACAACCCCCGCCCTCCACATCTCCGCCGTGCGCCCCTCCGCCGACCTCGTCCTCATTGCCTTCGACGCCACGTGGCAGCACGCTCGCGAGATGGTTCGGGCCAGCGAGAATTTCCTCTCCGAGTTCGCCACTAGGGTTTGTCTGGACGTGGATGAGAGTATTGGCGGCGGAAGCATTTATGACTCCGAATTGATTTTGCGGAAGGAGCCTTTCGCCGGGTGCGTTAGCACAATGGAGGCTGTGGCTCGGGCCTTGCGCGTGCTCGAGCCCAATGGGCCCGAGATTGAAGAGAAGCTGGTTGGGGTTTTGAGGGAGATGGTGAGGTTGCAGGCTGGTTTCTTGAAGCCCGTGAAGCCCAGGCCGAAGTTGTTGAAGAAAAAGGCCGAgggaaaggaaaagaaggagggTTCTGTTCAAG TGATAAGCTAA